A single region of the Ancylobacter novellus DSM 506 genome encodes:
- a CDS encoding cryptochrome/photolyase family protein, whose product MPASPALVWFRDDLRLADNPALHAAQRSGRPLVLLYLLDEESEGIRPLGGAARWWLGRALASVTEAIEAKGGQLILRRGKAGEVVPAVAAEAKAGAIYWNRRYGAAEIAVDAALKTELAQKGLMVESFNGSLLHEPWTVKTQSGGPFKVFGPFYRNAAQHDIRRPARVGSHWHFAETPAGDELRDWKLEPTTPDWAGGLRESWIPGEDGGRAALAAFVDGGLRSYAAGRDRPDMEHTSRLSPYLRFGHLSPQQVLAAVRHAADAGEVRGTDVEKFVSELYWREFSYHLLFHFPDLAQVNFNRRFDGFEWNQDAKIERAWQRGLTGYPLIDAGMRQLWQTGWMHNRVRMVAASFLIKHALVDWRRGEVWFWDTLVDADPANNAASWQWVAGSGADAAPYFRIFNPVTQGEKFDPDGAYVRRFVPELAGLPDTSIHKPWQAPPQVLAQAGVRLGETYPHPIVDHAAARRRALERYQRIRGD is encoded by the coding sequence ATGCCTGCATCGCCCGCCCTCGTCTGGTTCCGCGACGATCTCCGCCTCGCCGACAATCCCGCGCTCCATGCCGCACAGCGGAGCGGCCGGCCGCTCGTGCTACTCTACCTGCTGGACGAGGAGAGCGAAGGCATACGCCCGCTCGGCGGCGCCGCACGCTGGTGGCTCGGCCGGGCGCTGGCGTCCGTGACGGAGGCGATTGAGGCCAAGGGCGGCCAACTGATCCTGAGGCGCGGCAAGGCGGGCGAGGTTGTCCCCGCCGTGGCGGCGGAGGCCAAAGCCGGCGCCATCTACTGGAACCGCCGCTACGGCGCGGCCGAGATCGCCGTCGACGCCGCGCTCAAGACGGAGCTCGCACAAAAGGGCCTGATGGTCGAGAGCTTCAACGGATCGCTGCTGCATGAGCCATGGACGGTGAAGACGCAGTCTGGCGGTCCGTTCAAGGTGTTTGGACCGTTCTATCGCAACGCCGCCCAGCACGACATCCGCCGCCCTGCCAGGGTGGGCAGCCACTGGCATTTCGCCGAGACGCCGGCGGGCGATGAGTTGCGCGACTGGAAGCTGGAGCCGACCACGCCCGATTGGGCCGGCGGGCTCCGCGAGAGCTGGATTCCCGGCGAGGATGGCGGCCGCGCCGCGCTCGCCGCCTTCGTCGACGGCGGCCTTCGCAGCTATGCCGCGGGTCGCGACCGGCCGGACATGGAGCACACCTCGCGCCTGTCCCCATATCTGCGCTTCGGCCATCTCTCGCCACAACAGGTGCTCGCCGCCGTGCGCCACGCCGCAGATGCCGGCGAGGTGCGGGGTACGGATGTCGAGAAATTCGTCAGCGAGCTCTACTGGCGCGAATTCTCTTACCATCTGCTGTTCCATTTCCCGGACCTCGCGCAGGTCAATTTCAACCGCCGCTTCGACGGCTTCGAATGGAACCAGGATGCCAAGATCGAGCGCGCCTGGCAGCGCGGACTCACCGGCTATCCGCTCATCGACGCCGGCATGCGCCAGCTCTGGCAGACCGGCTGGATGCATAACCGCGTGCGCATGGTGGCCGCCTCCTTCCTCATCAAGCACGCGCTCGTCGACTGGCGGCGCGGCGAGGTCTGGTTCTGGGACACGCTGGTCGATGCCGATCCGGCCAACAATGCCGCCAGCTGGCAATGGGTCGCCGGCTCGGGGGCGGATGCCGCGCCCTATTTCCGCATCTTCAATCCGGTCACCCAGGGCGAGAAATTCGATCCCGATGGCGCCTATGTCCGGCGTTTCGTGCCGGAGCTGGCGGGCCTTCCCGACACGTCGATCCACAAGCCGTGGCAAGCCCCGCCGCAGGTGCTGGCACAGGCCGGCGTGAGGCTGGGCGAGACCTATCCGCACCCGATCGTCGACCATGCCGCGGCGCGCCGGCGTGCGCTGGAACGCTATCAGCGCATTCGCGGGGATTGA
- the parA gene encoding ParA family partition ATPase → MSGRIITIAQQKGGSGKTTLAAHLAVALAQAGARVALLDCDPQGSLGEWFEAREGTLGEDATGLSFRTASGWGARREARSLARDYGFVVIDTPPKSDVESRPAIETASLVAVPVQPTPIDLWATQPTLDMIAKEGTASLIVINRAQSRAALTQEMSEAIRALGHPAAQTLLGNRVAFAASMGGGLTIMETAPGSKGAGEIEALAAELRQHLGD, encoded by the coding sequence ATGAGCGGGCGAATCATCACCATTGCCCAGCAGAAGGGCGGATCGGGCAAGACCACGCTCGCCGCCCATCTCGCCGTTGCGCTCGCTCAGGCGGGCGCACGCGTCGCACTGCTCGACTGCGACCCGCAGGGCAGCCTCGGCGAATGGTTCGAGGCGCGCGAGGGCACGCTCGGCGAAGACGCGACCGGGCTCTCCTTCCGCACAGCCTCTGGCTGGGGCGCACGCCGCGAAGCGCGCAGTCTGGCACGCGACTATGGCTTCGTGGTCATCGACACGCCGCCGAAATCCGACGTCGAATCCCGTCCGGCCATAGAGACGGCAAGCCTTGTCGCGGTGCCGGTGCAGCCGACCCCGATCGATCTGTGGGCGACGCAGCCCACGCTGGACATGATCGCTAAGGAAGGCACCGCCTCGCTCATCGTCATTAACCGCGCGCAGTCGCGCGCCGCCCTCACCCAGGAGATGAGCGAGGCGATTCGTGCCCTCGGCCATCCGGCGGCGCAGACGCTACTTGGTAACAGGGTAGCGTTCGCCGCCAGCATGGGCGGGGGGCTGACAATCATGGAAACGGCGCCGGGCTCCAAGGGCGCTGGGGAAATCGAGGCGCTGGCCGCCGAATTGCGGCAGCATCTGGGCGACTGA
- a CDS encoding L,D-transpeptidase gives MPNLDRRAVLGLSMAGVALALGGCKRTTTASAPLTPITPVTSYAPTGTYGPMADRFPIAEVDTSRINPVYLRREVPYSTSQPPGTIIIDPREHFLYYVMPGGVAMRYGVGVGKEGFGWSGSATINSKQEWPDWYPPKEMIDRRPDIKPQLTKLQSGQGVAGGLQNPLGARAMYLWQNGKDTLYRIHGTLEPYTIGTNVSSGCIRMINQDAIDLYNRVAVGTKVVVLGGASPSA, from the coding sequence ATGCCTAACCTTGATCGTCGCGCCGTGCTGGGCCTTTCCATGGCCGGCGTCGCCCTTGCTTTGGGCGGCTGCAAGCGGACGACCACGGCCAGCGCGCCGCTTACCCCGATCACGCCGGTCACCTCCTATGCGCCCACCGGCACCTACGGCCCGATGGCGGATCGCTTCCCCATCGCCGAGGTCGACACCTCGCGGATCAATCCGGTCTATCTGCGCCGCGAGGTGCCCTATTCGACCAGCCAGCCGCCCGGCACCATCATCATCGATCCGCGCGAGCATTTCCTGTACTATGTGATGCCCGGCGGGGTGGCGATGCGCTATGGCGTCGGCGTCGGCAAGGAAGGCTTCGGCTGGTCCGGCAGCGCCACAATCAACTCCAAGCAGGAATGGCCGGACTGGTATCCGCCGAAGGAGATGATCGACCGCAGGCCCGACATCAAGCCGCAGCTCACCAAGCTGCAGAGCGGCCAGGGCGTGGCCGGCGGCCTGCAGAACCCGCTCGGCGCCCGGGCGATGTATCTGTGGCAGAACGGCAAGGACACGCTGTACCGCATCCACGGCACGCTGGAGCCCTACACGATCGGCACCAACGTCTCCTCCGGTTGCATCCGCATGATCAACCAGGATGCCATCGACCTCTACAACCGCGTGGCGGTCGGCACCAAGGTGGTCGTGCTCGGCGGCGCCTCGCCTAGCGCGTGA
- a CDS encoding flavin reductase family protein, producing MFYEPTRRNHGLPHNPLKAIVAPRPIGWISTLSEDGVANLAPYSFFNLVSEGPDIVMFSSDGLKDTVRNVMATGEFVCNLATHALIEQVNLTSKPIPPDESEFELAELERAPSRLVKPPRVAAAPCALECVWIETIDLKDRHGAETGRHLTFGEVIGVHIDESFIEDGLLRTEKLHALARGGYFDFSWVDNLRSLPRPR from the coding sequence ATGTTTTACGAGCCGACCCGCCGCAATCATGGCCTGCCGCACAACCCGCTTAAGGCCATCGTCGCGCCGCGCCCCATCGGCTGGATCTCCACCCTGTCGGAGGACGGCGTCGCCAACCTCGCCCCCTACTCCTTCTTCAACCTGGTGAGTGAGGGGCCGGACATCGTCATGTTCTCCAGCGACGGGTTGAAGGACACGGTGCGCAACGTCATGGCGACCGGTGAATTCGTCTGCAATCTCGCCACGCACGCACTGATCGAGCAGGTTAACCTCACCTCCAAGCCGATCCCGCCGGACGAGAGCGAATTCGAGCTCGCGGAACTCGAGCGCGCGCCCTCGCGCCTGGTGAAGCCGCCGCGTGTGGCAGCCGCTCCCTGCGCGCTCGAATGCGTGTGGATCGAGACCATCGACCTGAAGGACCGCCACGGCGCGGAGACTGGCCGGCATCTCACCTTCGGCGAGGTGATCGGCGTGCATATCGACGAGAGCTTCATCGAGGACGGGCTGCTGCGCACCGAAAAGCTGCATGCGCTCGCGCGCGGCGGCTATTTCGACTTCTCCTGGGTCGACAACCTCCGCTCCCTGCCCCGCCCGCGCTGA
- a CDS encoding nitroreductase family protein, with protein MTDALTLLKTRKSPKVFDLTSPGPTPAQLDEMLAIASRVPDHGKLAPWRFVIFEGEARGRAGEAIAAAFRADNPDADEDRVAIERMRLSHAPLVIGVVSKAGPHAKIPEWEQTLSGAAACTLLVLAAHALGYAATWLTGWQAYDARVRAALGLSENERFIGFVHVGTLARPQDDRPRPALADIVTRF; from the coding sequence ATGACCGACGCCCTGACCCTTCTGAAGACGCGCAAGAGCCCGAAGGTCTTCGATCTCACCTCCCCTGGCCCGACGCCGGCCCAGCTCGACGAGATGCTCGCCATCGCCTCGCGCGTGCCCGACCACGGCAAGCTCGCCCCCTGGCGCTTCGTCATCTTTGAGGGCGAGGCGCGCGGGCGTGCCGGCGAGGCCATCGCCGCCGCCTTCCGCGCCGACAACCCGGACGCCGACGAGGACCGCGTCGCCATCGAGCGCATGCGGCTTTCGCACGCACCGCTGGTCATCGGCGTCGTCTCGAAGGCAGGACCCCACGCGAAAATTCCCGAATGGGAACAGACGCTTTCCGGCGCCGCGGCCTGCACGCTGCTGGTGCTCGCCGCCCATGCGCTCGGTTATGCCGCCACCTGGCTCACCGGCTGGCAGGCCTATGACGCGCGCGTGCGCGCCGCGCTCGGCCTCAGCGAAAACGAACGCTTCATCGGCTTCGTGCATGTCGGCACGCTCGCCCGCCCGCAGGACGACCGGCCGCGCCCGGCGCTCGCCGACATCGTGACGAGGTTCTAA
- a CDS encoding DUF2336 domain-containing protein, whose amino-acid sequence MIVRQFLEWARTAPEDARAKAVAALAKVYLRPDLAADDRAEMDAALPQIAGDPSPLVQLALASALCRHPLVPADLVLRLAALGGAAGEEMLTHSPVLNMRELIGFAATDVVSRQVAIADREALPAPVSAALAESGDVAACLALVRNPTADVPGFALGHIVSRFGHVPELRAALLVRHDLPPAAHHALIRAVAGTLSSFVGERQWLPPAEAARVAREACESAAVNEASRRQADEVRALVEALHGRGELTSALVLRSLLCGQVRLFLEAVSVISGIKIDHVAALAADRSGEAFRLLYDRIGLPAGAFIGFRTALEVVQAEAYLDEEDEAPGLKQRIVERVIAAYEAEGETTGGNGVVALLRRWRDEAKDTGRVIAA is encoded by the coding sequence ATGATCGTACGTCAGTTTCTTGAGTGGGCGCGTACGGCACCGGAGGACGCCCGTGCCAAGGCGGTGGCGGCTCTGGCCAAGGTCTATCTGCGTCCCGACCTCGCGGCCGATGACCGTGCCGAGATGGACGCTGCCCTGCCGCAGATCGCCGGCGATCCTTCGCCACTGGTGCAACTCGCCCTGGCCTCGGCGCTCTGCCGCCACCCGCTCGTGCCGGCGGACCTCGTGCTGCGGCTGGCCGCGCTCGGCGGCGCGGCGGGCGAGGAGATGCTCACCCATTCGCCGGTGCTGAACATGCGCGAGCTCATCGGGTTCGCGGCGACCGATGTCGTCAGCCGGCAAGTGGCCATTGCCGACCGCGAGGCGCTGCCGGCGCCGGTGTCCGCCGCACTGGCCGAGAGCGGCGACGTCGCCGCCTGCCTTGCGCTGGTGCGCAACCCGACGGCGGACGTCCCCGGTTTCGCGCTGGGCCATATCGTCTCCCGCTTCGGCCATGTGCCGGAACTGCGCGCGGCCCTGCTGGTGCGGCACGACCTACCGCCCGCGGCGCATCATGCGCTGATCCGTGCCGTCGCGGGCACGCTGTCGTCCTTCGTCGGGGAGCGGCAATGGCTGCCGCCGGCGGAGGCCGCCCGCGTCGCGCGCGAGGCTTGTGAATCCGCTGCCGTCAACGAGGCATCGCGCCGCCAGGCAGACGAGGTGCGCGCGCTGGTCGAGGCGCTGCACGGACGTGGCGAACTGACCTCGGCGCTGGTGCTGCGTTCGCTGCTGTGCGGCCAGGTGCGGCTGTTCCTGGAGGCAGTGTCGGTGATCTCGGGTATCAAGATCGACCATGTCGCCGCGCTCGCCGCCGACCGCTCTGGGGAGGCATTCCGGTTGCTTTATGACCGCATCGGACTGCCGGCGGGCGCCTTCATCGGCTTCCGCACAGCGCTGGAGGTGGTGCAGGCCGAGGCCTATCTCGACGAGGAAGACGAGGCGCCGGGCCTCAAGCAGCGCATCGTCGAGCGCGTCATCGCCGCCTATGAGGCGGAAGGCGAGACGACGGGTGGCAACGGCGTCGTCGCCCTGCTGCGGCGCTGGCGCGACGAGGCGAAGGATACGGGCCGCGTGATAGCGGCTTGA
- a CDS encoding NAD kinase: protein MNEVARPAPESSVEADSLPAYGRIAFVASEAPDAVQAQARLVARYGTIAPEDADIVVALGGDGFMLQTLHRFRDSGKPIYGMNRGSVGFLMNGFREEDLPERIAASQRVVIHPLMMEATDVNGRQHRAWAINEVSLIRQSYQASKLRIAIDGKVRMEELICDGVLVATPAGSTAYNLSAQGPILPIGTPLLAVTPISAFRPRRWRGALVRDHARVDIAVLEFEKRPVNATADHFQVLNVVAVRARLDRESSMTMLVDRDHSMEERILLEQFG from the coding sequence ATGAACGAAGTCGCCCGCCCCGCCCCGGAGAGCAGCGTGGAAGCCGACTCTTTACCAGCATATGGCCGAATCGCCTTCGTCGCGAGCGAGGCGCCCGACGCCGTGCAGGCGCAGGCGCGGCTTGTCGCCCGTTACGGCACCATCGCGCCGGAGGACGCGGACATCGTCGTCGCCCTCGGCGGCGACGGCTTCATGTTGCAGACGCTCCACCGCTTCCGCGACAGCGGCAAGCCGATCTACGGCATGAACCGCGGCTCGGTCGGCTTCCTGATGAACGGCTTTCGTGAGGAGGACCTGCCCGAGCGTATCGCCGCCTCGCAGCGCGTGGTCATCCATCCGCTGATGATGGAGGCCACCGACGTCAACGGCCGCCAGCACCGCGCCTGGGCGATCAACGAGGTGTCGCTGATCCGCCAGTCCTACCAGGCCTCGAAACTGCGCATCGCCATCGATGGCAAGGTGCGCATGGAGGAGCTGATCTGCGACGGCGTGCTGGTGGCGACGCCCGCGGGCTCCACCGCCTACAACCTCTCCGCCCAGGGTCCGATCCTGCCCATCGGCACGCCGCTGCTGGCGGTGACCCCGATCTCGGCCTTCCGTCCGCGGCGCTGGCGCGGCGCGCTGGTACGCGACCATGCGCGGGTCGACATCGCCGTGCTGGAATTCGAGAAGCGGCCGGTCAACGCCACCGCCGATCATTTCCAGGTGCTGAACGTGGTCGCCGTGCGGGCGCGGCTCGATCGGGAGTCGTCCATGACCATGCTGGTCGATCGCGACCACTCGATGGAGGAGCGCATCCTCCTCGAGCAGTTCGGCTGA
- the cutA gene encoding divalent-cation tolerance protein CutA codes for MAMLEGGYSTIMVYTTWPGAVEAEAAGRAIVADGLAACVNILPGMVSIYRWQGEIERADEVVMILKTRADLAEPVAQAVRARHPYETPAVLFIPVTGGDADYLDWIAAETEE; via the coding sequence ATGGCGATGCTAGAGGGCGGCTATAGCACGATCATGGTCTATACGACGTGGCCCGGCGCCGTCGAGGCGGAAGCTGCCGGCCGGGCCATCGTGGCGGACGGACTGGCAGCCTGCGTCAATATACTGCCGGGAATGGTGTCGATCTATCGCTGGCAGGGCGAGATCGAGCGCGCGGACGAGGTGGTGATGATCCTGAAGACCCGCGCCGACCTCGCCGAGCCGGTGGCGCAGGCGGTGCGCGCCCGCCACCCCTATGAGACACCGGCGGTGCTGTTCATCCCTGTCACCGGTGGCGACGCCGACTATCTCGACTGGATCGCCGCCGAGACGGAGGAATGA
- a CDS encoding DUF3297 family protein: protein MSDTLPDRLSSDPNSPYFNAELIERGVGIRFKGAEKTNVEEYCVSEGWIRVSVGKAKDRAGNPMTVMLKGPVEPYLRDAEG from the coding sequence ATGAGCGACACTCTCCCCGACCGCCTGTCGAGCGACCCGAACAGCCCCTATTTCAATGCCGAGCTGATCGAGCGCGGCGTCGGCATCCGTTTCAAGGGCGCCGAGAAGACCAATGTCGAGGAATACTGCGTCAGCGAGGGCTGGATCCGCGTCTCGGTCGGCAAGGCCAAGGACCGCGCCGGCAACCCGATGACCGTGATGCTCAAGGGCCCGGTCGAGCCCTATCTGCGCGACGCCGAGGGCTGA
- a CDS encoding MBL fold metallo-hydrolase, protein MATPTMSRLSRRNLMIGAGALPLAGTLAGTGLIGTGLAASTPAAAQTASGQQVPGLYRYKIGNIELTAVNDGARSFPFGDSFVRNASRDQVNTALEAAFQPKDAMTVQFNPLLINNGGKLTLIDTGNGPQAANSTVGKLTANLAWAGVKPSDIGTVVISHFHGDHINGLRAEDGSLAFPNAEILVPEAEWAFWMDEGEMSRASEGLKGNFQNVRRVFKDIDSKVKRYQWDKEVVPGLTAVDASGHTPGHTAFVLASGNGKLFIQSDVTNTPILFAPNPDWQVQYDMDGAKAAATRRRIYDMLAAERLQLTGYHYPFPATGFIRKAGNGYEVVPAVWNPVL, encoded by the coding sequence ATGGCCACCCCCACCATGTCTCGCCTGTCCCGTCGCAACCTGATGATCGGCGCCGGCGCCCTGCCGCTGGCGGGCACGCTCGCCGGAACCGGCCTCATCGGAACGGGGCTCGCCGCCTCGACGCCGGCTGCGGCGCAGACCGCCTCCGGCCAGCAGGTGCCGGGCCTGTACCGCTACAAGATCGGCAACATCGAGTTGACCGCGGTCAATGACGGCGCCCGCAGCTTTCCGTTCGGCGATAGCTTCGTGCGCAACGCCTCGCGCGACCAGGTGAACACGGCGCTGGAGGCCGCCTTCCAGCCGAAGGACGCGATGACGGTCCAGTTTAACCCGCTGCTGATCAACAATGGCGGCAAGCTGACCCTCATCGACACCGGCAACGGGCCGCAGGCGGCCAACTCCACCGTCGGCAAGCTCACCGCCAATCTCGCCTGGGCCGGGGTCAAGCCGTCGGACATCGGCACGGTGGTGATCTCGCATTTCCACGGCGACCACATAAACGGGCTGCGCGCCGAAGATGGCAGCCTCGCCTTCCCCAATGCCGAGATCCTCGTACCCGAGGCCGAGTGGGCCTTCTGGATGGACGAGGGCGAGATGAGCCGCGCCTCGGAAGGGCTGAAGGGCAATTTCCAGAACGTGCGCCGGGTGTTCAAGGACATCGACAGCAAGGTGAAGCGCTATCAGTGGGACAAGGAAGTGGTCCCCGGCCTCACCGCGGTCGACGCTTCCGGCCACACGCCGGGCCACACCGCCTTCGTGCTCGCCTCTGGGAACGGCAAGCTGTTTATCCAGTCCGACGTCACCAACACGCCGATCCTGTTCGCACCGAACCCGGACTGGCAGGTGCAGTACGACATGGACGGCGCCAAAGCGGCGGCCACGCGGCGGCGCATCTACGACATGCTCGCCGCCGAGCGCTTGCAGCTCACCGGCTACCACTACCCCTTCCCGGCCACCGGCTTCATTCGCAAGGCCGGCAACGGCTATGAGGTGGTGCCGGCGGTCTGGAACCCGGTGCTGTGA
- a CDS encoding outer membrane beta-barrel protein — translation MRYGLTILASCAMLAAGIHAAAADSTSIGGTFTTERGPEDFSATTGTDWQGDITHTFDNKFSISGAVKYYDTAGTTDSKTNVQVGIGYTWELGKMSLTGSIGAGQHFIHSDDDTSFPYYYLTIAGSVPIAEKWSWTMFRLRYRNAFDTSNDYDTPEVATGVTYNIDAHNNVSLFIERDWSNGAASYTGIEVGYHYKF, via the coding sequence ATGCGCTACGGCCTGACCATTCTCGCGAGCTGCGCGATGCTCGCCGCCGGCATTCATGCCGCCGCGGCCGACAGCACCAGCATCGGCGGAACCTTCACCACCGAGCGTGGGCCGGAGGATTTCAGCGCCACCACCGGCACCGACTGGCAGGGCGACATCACCCACACCTTCGACAACAAGTTCAGCATCTCCGGCGCCGTGAAATATTACGACACTGCCGGCACCACCGATTCCAAGACCAACGTGCAGGTCGGCATCGGCTACACATGGGAGCTGGGCAAGATGTCGTTGACCGGCAGCATCGGTGCCGGCCAGCACTTCATCCATTCGGACGACGACACCAGCTTTCCCTATTACTACCTGACCATCGCCGGCTCGGTGCCGATCGCGGAGAAATGGTCCTGGACCATGTTTCGCCTGCGCTACCGTAATGCCTTCGACACGTCGAACGATTACGACACGCCCGAGGTTGCCACCGGCGTGACCTACAACATCGATGCCCACAACAACGTCTCGCTGTTCATCGAGCGCGACTGGTCGAATGGTGCGGCGAGCTACACCGGCATCGAGGTCGGGTACCACTACAAGTTCTGA
- a CDS encoding extracellular solute-binding protein, whose protein sequence is MIRFSRRDVMKAGAAALAAPAVLRAHDALATSGTLNVYAWKGFFDQNTLLADFTNATGINIQLSTYTSNGEAEAKLRAVGGKGFDLIFPSVDTGPNYYKDDLLRPIDEAKLKVAQIIPSIYRSSLKLGAEYRGRRYLVPFDWGTEGLTWDSTKFDAKSGEISYGALWLPANPKQTAIRPTSAFTGVALYLDATGELPSDRAQDMYKSEADARRVFDGCLKFLLAHKANIGATWNNAAEATAAFVSGGCTIGQTWDSTGIALHRDTDRKWRYGMPKEGGLAWTDTLAIPSGAANIEQAYAFANFMYQPDIGARFANTTGYNSCAAGSQNYLSAEDRSAFEAAYPAGTLDKLFWWPMQTDVYLTLRSEYVGKLANS, encoded by the coding sequence ATGATCCGCTTTTCCCGCCGCGACGTGATGAAGGCCGGCGCCGCCGCGCTGGCCGCGCCCGCCGTCCTGCGCGCCCATGACGCGCTGGCCACCTCGGGCACGCTCAACGTCTATGCCTGGAAAGGCTTCTTCGACCAGAACACGCTGCTCGCCGACTTCACTAACGCCACGGGCATCAACATCCAGCTCTCGACCTACACCTCGAACGGCGAGGCTGAAGCCAAGCTGCGCGCGGTTGGCGGCAAGGGCTTCGACCTCATCTTCCCCTCGGTCGACACCGGCCCGAACTACTACAAGGACGATCTGCTGCGGCCGATCGACGAAGCCAAGCTCAAGGTCGCGCAGATCATCCCCTCGATCTACCGCAGTTCGCTCAAGCTCGGCGCGGAGTATCGAGGCCGGCGCTACCTTGTGCCGTTCGACTGGGGCACCGAGGGCCTCACCTGGGATTCGACCAAATTCGACGCCAAGTCGGGCGAGATCTCCTATGGCGCCCTCTGGCTCCCCGCTAACCCGAAGCAAACCGCCATCCGACCGACATCCGCCTTCACCGGCGTCGCGCTCTATCTCGACGCCACGGGCGAACTGCCCTCCGACCGGGCGCAGGACATGTACAAGTCCGAGGCGGACGCTCGCCGCGTGTTCGACGGCTGCCTGAAGTTCCTCCTCGCCCACAAGGCCAACATCGGCGCCACCTGGAACAACGCGGCGGAAGCCACCGCCGCCTTCGTGAGCGGCGGCTGCACCATCGGCCAGACCTGGGACAGCACCGGCATAGCCCTCCACCGCGACACCGACCGGAAGTGGCGCTACGGCATGCCGAAGGAGGGCGGCCTCGCCTGGACCGACACGCTCGCCATCCCCTCCGGCGCGGCCAATATCGAGCAGGCCTACGCTTTCGCCAATTTCATGTATCAGCCCGATATCGGCGCCCGCTTCGCTAACACCACCGGTTACAACAGCTGCGCGGCTGGTTCGCAAAACTACCTCTCGGCCGAGGACCGTTCCGCCTTCGAGGCCGCCTATCCGGCAGGGACCCTCGACAAGCTGTTCTGGTGGCCGATGCAGACGGACGTCTACCTTACGCTCCGCTCTGAATATGTGGGAAAGCTCGCCAATAGCTGA
- a CDS encoding transglycosylase SLT domain-containing protein — translation MARLAVSQWEERRSGAANARGGALFLALALLFALCGAVAGEPSRAPAEAEPPKSASTEPEKSAQGETVEQALCRLIEGAAIHNDLPVDFFTRLIWRESSFRSGAVSPKGAQGIAQFMPGTAAERGLADPFDPEAALPASAALLAELEARFGNLGLAAAAYNAGPARVERWLAGEGGLPLETQDYLVFVTGRAAEDWAADRAAALRPPATGAPAEPMPPPPPPKTDCLTVTAALRRGGGEIAQEIATVTAPWGVQLSGNFSKARALSSYQRAQKRYAAVLEGTEPMIIGTRLRSRGSRAFYRVRVAQPTREAATALCNKLRRAGGACIVLPS, via the coding sequence ATGGCACGGCTGGCCGTATCGCAATGGGAGGAACGCCGCTCCGGCGCGGCTAACGCACGCGGAGGCGCCCTGTTCCTCGCGCTCGCCCTGCTGTTCGCCTTGTGCGGAGCAGTGGCGGGCGAGCCCTCGCGCGCGCCTGCCGAGGCCGAACCGCCCAAGTCGGCGTCGACCGAACCCGAGAAATCGGCGCAGGGTGAGACGGTCGAGCAGGCGCTGTGCCGGCTGATCGAAGGAGCCGCCATCCACAACGACCTGCCGGTCGATTTCTTCACCCGACTGATCTGGCGCGAGAGCAGCTTCCGTTCCGGCGCGGTGAGCCCCAAGGGTGCGCAGGGCATCGCCCAGTTCATGCCCGGCACGGCGGCCGAGCGGGGCCTCGCCGATCCTTTCGACCCGGAGGCGGCCCTGCCCGCCTCCGCCGCGCTACTGGCGGAGCTAGAGGCACGCTTCGGCAATCTCGGCCTCGCCGCGGCGGCCTACAATGCCGGCCCGGCACGGGTGGAGCGCTGGCTCGCCGGCGAAGGCGGACTGCCGCTGGAGACGCAGGATTATCTGGTCTTCGTCACCGGCCGGGCGGCCGAGGACTGGGCCGCCGACCGCGCCGCCGCTCTGCGCCCGCCGGCCACCGGCGCTCCAGCCGAGCCCATGCCACCGCCCCCGCCGCCGAAAACCGACTGCCTTACCGTGACGGCGGCGCTGCGCCGCGGCGGCGGCGAGATCGCGCAGGAGATCGCCACCGTCACCGCGCCCTGGGGCGTGCAGCTCTCCGGCAATTTCTCCAAGGCGCGGGCACTCTCCAGCTATCAGCGGGCGCAGAAGCGCTATGCCGCCGTCCTTGAGGGCACCGAACCGATGATCATCGGCACACGGCTGCGCTCGCGCGGCTCGCGCGCCTTCTACCGCGTGCGCGTTGCCCAGCCGACGCGGGAGGCCGCGACTGCTCTGTGCAACAAGCTGCGTCGCGCCGGCGGCGCTTGCATCGTGCTCCCGAGCTGA